GTCCTTGTTGCCGGTGACCACCTCGATGGTCAGCCCCGAGCCCTTGACCTGGTCGGCGAACACCGTGGCCGCCTCCACCATCCCGGCCGCGGCGGTCGACGTGTCCAGCTTGACCGTCAGCCCCTCGGCACCGGCCCGGCGGATCAGGAACTTCGCCTTGTCCAGGTCACGCGTGCGCTGCGCGATGTCGTCGGCGTAGTGCTGGTAGCCCTTGCCGAACAGGTCGTTGCCCACCTGCCCCGCGCCCGCGAGCACCGACTCCACCAACTGCGGACGGTCGGCCAGCAGGAACATCGCCTCGCGCAGGTCCCGGTTGTCGAACGGCGGCCGGTCCACCTTCATCGCGAACGCCTGCACGGCGCTGTTCGGCGCACGGTGGATCGCCAGCCGGTCACTGCCGCTGTGACTGCGAGCGGTGGTCGGGGTCAGGTCGTGCGCGTACTCCACCTGCCCGCCGAGCAGCGCGTTCGTCCGCGCCGACTCCTCGTTCGCGATCACGAACTCCAGCTCGTCCAGGTGCGGCGCGCCCTCCCAGTACTCGGCGTTGCGCTTGAGCAGCACCGACTTGCCGGGCTCGAACGACACGAAGCTGAACGGCCCGGAGCCGACCGGCGCCGTGAAGTCCTCGGCCCCGGCGGGCACGATGTACGCGCCGAACGCGGCCAGCACGTTGGGGAACTCCACGAACGGCCGCTTCAGCGCGAACTCCACCGTCCGGTCGTCCACCGCACGGCTGTTCGCCAGATCGATCAACGCGAGGCTGGACTTGGCCCGGAACGCGCGGTTCGAGTCGAGGATGCGGGCGTAGCTGGCCAGCACGTCCTCCGCGCGCACCGGCTGGCCGTTGTGGAACGTGGCCTCACGCAGGGTGATCCGCCAGCGGGTCAGTGCGGCGTCCGGTTCCCACTTCTCGGCGAGTCTGGGCTGCGCCGAGACATCCGGACCGAGGTCGGCGAGCTTGTCGTACAGCGCCTTGGACCGCGCGGCCTCCACGAACAGGTTCGCCAGGTGGGGGTCCAGCACTTCCTTGGCTCCGCCGCCCGCGAACGCCGCACGCAGCCGTCCGCCGGCGCGGGGCGTGGAAGGGGCGGACGTCTGGGCGCCGGTGGTGCCGCACCCGGTGAGGGTGGCGATCGAGAGACCGGCGGTGAGGCCGAGGAAGCCGCGGCGGTTGAGGGAGTGCATGGTCGATTCCTTCCAGTGACGTCAGGGGCGGAGGCGCGCGACGAGGTGCAGCCGGTCTCCGGACAGGTCCTCGCTCAACTCGGCGTCGGCGGTCCACGGCTCGTCGGTGCGCGGCCCCGGCGAGTCGAACAGGGCGATCACGTCGAATCCGGCCTGGTCCAGCACGTGCCGGAGTTCCTGCGGGAACAGCAGCCGCCACGCCGAGCGCTGCACGAGCGGCTGGGCGCCCGGCCACCACCACTCGCGCCGACGGCGCAGCAACTGGGCGGCGTGGTCGATCCAGAGCCGGGTGTGGGAGGTGTACGAGACGCCCTCCCAGACGACGGTGCGGCTGCGGGTGCCGTCG
This is a stretch of genomic DNA from Saccharothrix ecbatanensis. It encodes these proteins:
- a CDS encoding ABC transporter substrate-binding protein → MHSLNRRGFLGLTAGLSIATLTGCGTTGAQTSAPSTPRAGGRLRAAFAGGGAKEVLDPHLANLFVEAARSKALYDKLADLGPDVSAQPRLAEKWEPDAALTRWRITLREATFHNGQPVRAEDVLASYARILDSNRAFRAKSSLALIDLANSRAVDDRTVEFALKRPFVEFPNVLAAFGAYIVPAGAEDFTAPVGSGPFSFVSFEPGKSVLLKRNAEYWEGAPHLDELEFVIANEESARTNALLGGQVEYAHDLTPTTARSHSGSDRLAIHRAPNSAVQAFAMKVDRPPFDNRDLREAMFLLADRPQLVESVLAGAGQVGNDLFGKGYQHYADDIAQRTRDLDKAKFLIRRAGAEGLTVKLDTSTAAAGMVEAATVFADQVKGSGLTIEVVTGNKDSYWADTLKNGSMSSFRSGAMPIETHIAQRLLSGSGTNVTKWARPEFDALYDRAVSTVDAGERTSVYRDMQRSLHAEGGYLMWGFADWIVGAAPNVGGISTAPANTLDWARFDKVWLG